One window of Perca fluviatilis chromosome 12, GENO_Pfluv_1.0, whole genome shotgun sequence genomic DNA carries:
- the LOC120569312 gene encoding glycine-rich cell wall structural protein 2-like: MYGQNQGNQYPPGYPNNPQQMPGGFPQYPPGTVPGPNYPPQPYGPHGGQQGHGPGPGYGQGQGQGYRPGPGYGQGQGQGQGQGQGQGHGPGPGYGQGQGQGYGPGPGYGPGQGQGYGPGPGYGNGQGHGPSHGGCHGPGHGHGHRHRHRHRNGHRHERCHKKGNHSRGSSSSSCSSDSD, translated from the exons ATGTACGGACAGAACCAAG GAAACCAGTACCCTCCTGGTTATCCAAACAATCCTCAGCAGATGCCAGGGGGATTCCCTCAATATCCTCCAGGCACTGTCCCAGGACCAAACTACCCTCCTCAGCCCTACGGTCCACACGGAGGCCAACAGGGACATGGACCTGGACCTGGTTATGGTCAGGGCCAAGGACAGGGATACAGACCTGGACCTGGTTATGGTCAGGGCCAAGGACAGGGACAGGGACAGGGACAGGGACAGGGACACGGACCTGGACCTGGTTATGGTCAGGGCCAAGGCCAGGGATATGGACCTGGACCTGGTTATGGTCCAGGCCAAGGACAGGGATATGGACCTGGACCTGGCTATGGAAACGGCCAAGGACATGGACCGAGCCATGGAGGGTGCCATGGACCGGGCCATGGACACGGCCACAGGCACAGGCACAGGCACAGGAATGGTCACAGGCATGAGCGATGTCACAAGAAAGGAAATCACTCTCGGGGG TCCTCCAGCAGCTCCTGCAGCAGCGACTCGGACTAG